In the genome of Clostridia bacterium, one region contains:
- a CDS encoding PA2169 family four-helix-bundle protein has product MENLSLNNLNDMLRGEEMAVQAYEHLIQATKDDRIKSELQSIQIRHKNHTTKLAERIQNLGGVPQYSTGIGGLMANIKMNFDNMEKRGDVEILKKAYDGEDQGIALVEDLAKTDIGKDSMALINEILSNDHDHLKRMAKLIGEYEEKQ; this is encoded by the coding sequence CTTTAAATAATCTGAATGACATGTTAAGAGGGGAAGAAATGGCTGTACAAGCCTATGAACACCTTATACAGGCCACAAAGGACGATAGGATAAAAAGTGAGCTTCAGAGTATACAAATACGACACAAAAATCATACCACAAAACTTGCTGAAAGAATTCAGAATTTGGGTGGAGTGCCTCAATACAGCACAGGTATTGGGGGGCTTATGGCTAATATAAAAATGAACTTTGATAATATGGAAAAAAGAGGTGATGTAGAAATACTGAAAAAGGCATATGATGGAGAAGACCAGGGAATTGCCCTTGTAGAAGATTTGGCTAAGACGGATATCGGAAAGGATAGTATGGCATTAATAAATGAAATACTATCAAATGATCATGATCATTTGAAAAGAATGGCTAAGCTTATTGGTGAATATGAAGAAAAACAATAG